In one window of Streptomyces sp. NBC_01224 DNA:
- a CDS encoding LysR family transcriptional regulator produces the protein MIDARRLRILRAVADHRTVTAAAAALYLTPSAVSQQLAALEQETGHRLVERNARGARLTPAGEILLTHTNAVLAQLERAEAELAAYSAGDAGTVTVAAFATGIGLVLAPAIAELTLTAPGIRVRVQDAEGDASVPMVLDRQVDVAVAVEYRGAPGEDDRRLTRVPLYSEPFDAVLPVDHRLAGQEQVAIADLEKDQWIGPYPGNPCHDVVVLACEFAGFQPRLEHSSDDFRAVVALAGAGAGVALVPRSALRGMELTGVVVRPVEGSAPTRRVFAAVRHGAEGHPLIAPVLDALAAAAVREGALPLPTAP, from the coding sequence ATGATCGATGCACGGCGGCTGCGTATTCTCCGTGCGGTGGCGGACCACCGCACGGTGACGGCCGCAGCCGCAGCGCTGTACCTCACGCCCTCCGCGGTCTCCCAGCAGCTTGCCGCGCTGGAACAGGAGACCGGGCACCGGCTGGTCGAACGCAACGCGCGCGGCGCCCGGCTCACCCCCGCCGGGGAGATCCTGCTGACCCACACCAATGCGGTGCTGGCCCAGCTGGAACGGGCCGAGGCGGAGCTCGCCGCGTACAGCGCCGGTGACGCCGGTACGGTCACGGTCGCCGCGTTCGCCACCGGCATCGGCCTGGTCCTCGCCCCAGCGATCGCCGAACTGACGCTCACCGCGCCCGGCATCCGGGTCCGCGTCCAGGACGCCGAGGGCGATGCGAGCGTGCCGATGGTGCTGGACCGGCAGGTGGATGTCGCGGTCGCCGTCGAATACCGGGGCGCGCCGGGAGAGGACGACCGTCGGCTTACCCGGGTACCGCTGTACTCGGAGCCGTTCGACGCGGTGCTGCCGGTGGATCATCGGCTGGCCGGTCAGGAACAGGTGGCGATCGCCGACCTGGAGAAGGACCAGTGGATCGGCCCGTACCCCGGCAATCCGTGCCATGACGTGGTGGTCCTGGCCTGCGAGTTCGCCGGGTTCCAGCCGAGGCTGGAGCACTCCTCGGACGACTTCCGCGCGGTGGTCGCGCTGGCCGGCGCGGGTGCCGGGGTGGCGCTGGTGCCGCGGTCGGCGTTGCGGGGGATGGAGCTGACGGGGGTGGTGGTGCGGCCGGTGGAGGGCAGCGCCCCGACCCGCCGGGTCTTCGCCGCGGTGCGGCACGGGGCGGAGGGCCATCCGCTGATCGCTCCGGTGCTCGACGCGTTGGCCGCGGCGGCGGTACGGGAAGGGGCACTGCCGCTGCCCACCGCACCATGA